A window of Lagopus muta isolate bLagMut1 chromosome 16, bLagMut1 primary, whole genome shotgun sequence contains these coding sequences:
- the TLDC2 gene encoding TLD domain-containing protein 2: MRGLRAHYHLLPDQDEEQPTECTEPDSEEQPGWEGAPVTPPAPEEPCRLVLSTPSSILQEREIEELGPHLPTRLQQQPWSLLYCTARDGFSLRTLYRCTGRLSSPALLLIRDTEAQAFGAFSTSPIHVSSGFYGTGETFLFSFSPELKVFRWTGRNSFFLKGDTDLLMVGGGSGKFGLWVDGDLHRGGSCPCETFNNESLSARGEFCIQDLEALGRAVRTEPCGMPALQQGAVVHAVPCRASPACSTFGRSLAEMGTAPRRARVRSRVCAGGEVSTWDGPVPPAAALRTVGAGLVCERLLATNKWEELHSEPRPYCQNNSAMKLYTESSSFR, encoded by the exons ATGAGGGGACTCCGTGCCCACTATCACCTCCTG CCTGACCAGGACGAGGAGCAGCCCACAGAGTGCACAGAGCCAGACAGTGaggagcagccaggctgggAGGGGGCTCCAGTGACACCCCCAGCCCCAGAGGAGCCATGCAGGCTGGTGCTGAGCACGCCaagcagcatcctgcaggaaAGGGAGATTGAGGAG ctggGCCCCCACCTGCCCACccggctgcagcagcagccctggagcCTGCTGTACTGCACTGCGCGGGATGGCTTCAGCCTGAGGACCCTGTACCGGTGCACCGGCCGGCTGAGCTCCCCGGCACTGCTGCTCATCCGTGACACCGAGGCTCAG GCCTTTGGTGCCTTCTCCACCAGCCCCATTCATGTGAGCAGTGGCTTTTATGGCACAGGGGAGacattcctcttctccttctccccGGAGCTAAAG gTGTTCAGGTGGACGGGCAGGAACAGCTTCTTCCTGAAGGGAGACACAGACCTGCTGATGGTTGGCGGGGGCAG CGGCAAGTTTGGGCTGTGGGTGGACGGGGATCTGCACCGTGGAGGGAGCTGCCCCTGCGAGACCTTCAACAACGAGAGCCTCTCAGCGCGGGGGGAGTTCTGCATCCAGGACCTGGAG GCACTGGGAAGGGCGGTGCGGACGGAACCCTGCGGGATGCCGGCCCTGCAGCAGGGTGCTGTGGTGCACGCGGTGCCCTGCAGggccagccctgcctgcagcaccttTGGACGCAGCCTGGCAGAGATGGGCACGGCCCCCAGAAGGGCACGAGTCAGGAGCcgtgtgtgtgctgggggagaAGTGAGCACCTGGGATGGCCCTGTCCCACCAGCTGCTGCCCTCAGGACAGTGGGAGCGGGGCTGGTGTGTGAAAGGCTGCTGGCCACCAATAAATGGGAAGAGCTGCACTCTGAGCCTCGTCCTTATTGCCAAAATAACAGTGCCATGAAGCTGtatacagaaagcagcagcttcaggTAA